A genomic segment from Paenibacillus sp. FSL K6-1096 encodes:
- the gmd gene encoding GDP-mannose 4,6-dehydratase translates to MTKRALITGITGQDGSYLAELLLSKGYKVFGLRRRTSIPIMDNIAHLRDEIEFIEGDLLDLGSLMRAVSISDPDEVYNLAAQSFVATSWVQPVATAQATGMGVTNLLEAVRLTKPEARFYQASSSEMFGKVVETPQKETTPFYPRSPYGVAKVYGHWITVNYRESYNMFACSGILFNHESPRRGIEFVTRKVSDAVARIKLGLQTELRMGNLDAKRDWGFAGDYVKAMWLMLQQDTADDFVISTAETHSIEELVDIAFSHVGLNWKDYVVVDQQFVRPAEVDLLLGDCTKATEKLGWKREVDFEQLVKMMVDSDLALIKENSLKDVKVL, encoded by the coding sequence ATGACAAAGCGTGCATTAATTACGGGAATTACAGGACAAGATGGATCATATTTGGCAGAGCTTTTATTGTCTAAAGGATATAAAGTATTTGGTTTGCGCCGCAGAACAAGTATACCAATTATGGATAACATCGCGCATCTAAGGGATGAAATAGAGTTTATTGAAGGGGATTTACTGGATTTGGGGTCACTAATGAGAGCAGTGAGTATCTCAGATCCGGATGAAGTCTATAACTTGGCCGCCCAGTCTTTCGTAGCAACCTCATGGGTTCAACCCGTTGCAACTGCACAGGCTACTGGAATGGGTGTTACCAATTTGCTCGAGGCGGTGCGTTTGACTAAACCGGAAGCGAGATTTTATCAAGCCTCAAGCAGTGAGATGTTCGGTAAAGTAGTAGAAACTCCGCAGAAAGAAACGACCCCTTTTTATCCACGAAGTCCATATGGTGTTGCTAAAGTTTATGGACACTGGATTACTGTTAACTATAGAGAGAGCTATAACATGTTTGCTTGCTCAGGGATCTTGTTCAACCATGAATCGCCACGCCGTGGCATTGAATTTGTAACCCGCAAAGTATCTGATGCTGTGGCGAGGATTAAGCTGGGCCTGCAAACGGAGCTCCGGATGGGGAATCTGGATGCGAAAAGAGACTGGGGCTTCGCAGGCGATTATGTAAAAGCAATGTGGCTGATGCTTCAGCAGGATACAGCGGATGATTTCGTCATCTCTACGGCAGAGACGCATTCGATTGAAGAGCTTGTAGATATCGCATTTAGTCATGTAGGATTGAACTGGAAGGATTATGTTGTAGTTGATCAGCAGTTTGTTAGGCCGGCAGAAGTGGATCTGCTATTAGGTGATTGCACCAAGGCCACGGAGAAGCTTGGCTGGAAACGTGAGGTTGATTTCGAACAACTGGTCAAGATGATGGTGGATAGTGATTTGGCGCTTATCAAGGAAAATTCACTGAAAGATGTTAAAGTGTTATAG
- the uvrB gene encoding excinuclease ABC subunit UvrB has translation MNELVVSTKTFELESEYTPQGDQPHAIEELVDGIRQGKKHQTLLGATGTGKTFTIAQVINKLNRPTLVIAHNKTLAAQLASEFKEFFPSNSVDYFVSYYDYYQPEAYIPSSDTYIEKDSSINEEIDKLRHSATSSLFERRDVIIVASVSCIYGLGSPQEYGSLLLSLRVGMEKPRNQILSRLVDIQYQRNDMNFVRGTFRVRGDVIEIFPASQGEHAIRVELFGDEIERITEIDVLTGELIGEREHIAIFPASHFVTQEETMRVALVNIERELEERLAVLREAGKLLEAQRLEQRTRYDIEMMKEVGFCSGIENYSGPLTFREPGATPYTLMDYFPDDLLIVIDESHVTLPQIRAMYNGDRARKTVLVEHGFRLPSALDNRPLQFEEFEDKVNQIIYVSATPGPYEVEHCDTMVQQIIRPTGLLDPIIEVRPTEGQIDDLISEIRERVERDERVLVTTLTKKMAEDLTDYFKEIGIKVRYMHSDIKTLERMAILRDLRLGVFHVLVGINLLREGLDLPEVSLVAILDADKEGFLRSERSLIQTIGRAARNSEGRVIMYGDNITESMDKAMSETRRRREIQMAYNEQHGITPTTINKKVRDIIEATKVAESKADYLTGAGGKLSKKDKMSLMQRLEAEMKDAAKNLQFERAAELRDALLELRAE, from the coding sequence ATGAATGAACTTGTCGTCAGTACGAAGACTTTTGAACTGGAGTCCGAGTATACCCCCCAGGGCGATCAGCCTCATGCCATAGAAGAGCTAGTGGACGGCATCCGGCAGGGCAAGAAGCACCAGACGCTGCTGGGAGCGACAGGTACAGGGAAGACCTTTACCATCGCACAGGTGATTAATAAACTGAACCGCCCGACGCTGGTGATTGCGCACAACAAGACGCTTGCGGCGCAGCTGGCGAGCGAGTTCAAAGAGTTTTTTCCAAGCAATTCCGTGGATTACTTCGTCAGTTACTACGATTACTACCAGCCTGAGGCGTACATTCCTTCCTCCGACACCTACATTGAGAAAGACTCCAGCATAAATGAAGAAATCGACAAGCTCCGCCATTCGGCAACCAGCTCATTGTTTGAACGGCGTGACGTTATTATTGTGGCGAGTGTGTCCTGTATCTACGGCCTCGGTTCGCCGCAGGAATACGGAAGCCTGCTGCTGTCGCTGCGCGTCGGGATGGAGAAGCCGCGTAACCAGATTCTGAGCCGGCTGGTGGATATCCAGTACCAGCGGAATGATATGAACTTTGTACGCGGTACTTTCCGGGTGCGCGGGGATGTGATCGAGATCTTCCCGGCCTCCCAGGGTGAGCACGCGATTCGTGTGGAGCTGTTCGGAGATGAGATTGAGCGCATTACGGAAATCGATGTTCTGACAGGCGAGCTGATCGGCGAGCGTGAGCATATTGCGATCTTCCCGGCCTCCCACTTCGTTACCCAGGAGGAGACAATGCGGGTAGCGCTGGTCAATATTGAGCGGGAGCTGGAGGAACGGCTGGCTGTGCTCCGCGAGGCGGGCAAGCTGCTGGAGGCCCAGCGGCTGGAGCAGCGGACCCGCTATGATATTGAGATGATGAAGGAGGTCGGCTTCTGCTCCGGCATCGAGAACTATTCCGGTCCGCTGACCTTCCGTGAGCCGGGGGCGACTCCATATACATTGATGGATTATTTCCCGGACGATTTGCTGATCGTCATAGATGAATCACATGTGACGCTGCCGCAGATCCGGGCGATGTATAACGGTGACCGCGCCCGTAAGACGGTGCTGGTCGAGCACGGCTTCCGCCTGCCGTCAGCGCTGGACAACCGGCCGCTGCAATTCGAGGAATTCGAGGACAAGGTCAACCAGATTATCTACGTCTCCGCTACGCCGGGGCCATACGAGGTGGAGCACTGCGACACGATGGTGCAGCAGATTATCCGTCCAACCGGCCTGCTTGACCCGATTATTGAGGTGCGTCCGACTGAGGGCCAGATCGATGATCTGATCAGCGAGATCCGTGAGCGGGTAGAGCGAGATGAACGTGTGCTGGTAACCACGCTGACGAAGAAGATGGCAGAGGACCTGACCGACTACTTCAAGGAGATCGGCATCAAGGTGCGTTATATGCACTCGGATATCAAGACGCTGGAGCGCATGGCGATTCTGCGCGATCTGCGGCTCGGCGTGTTCCATGTTCTGGTGGGCATTAACCTGCTGAGAGAAGGCCTTGACCTGCCGGAGGTATCGCTGGTGGCCATCCTGGATGCTGACAAGGAAGGGTTCCTCCGCTCGGAGCGTTCGCTGATCCAGACGATTGGCCGTGCCGCCCGTAACTCTGAGGGACGGGTGATCATGTACGGCGATAATATTACAGAATCCATGGACAAGGCGATGAGCGAGACGCGGCGCCGCCGTGAGATTCAGATGGCCTATAATGAGCAGCACGGGATCACGCCGACGACGATCAACAAGAAGGTGCGCGACATCATCGAGGCTACCAAGGTGGCTGAATCCAAGGCCGATTACCTTACCGGAGCGGGCGGCAAGCTGAGCAAGAAGGACAAGATGAGCCTGATGCAGCGCCTGGAGGCCGAGATGAAGGACGCTGCCAAGAATCTGCAATTCGAGCGCGCCGCCGAGCTGCGCGATGCGCTGCTTGAGCTGCGGGCAGAGTGA
- the uvrA gene encoding excinuclease ABC subunit UvrA: MANESIIIKGARAHNLKNIDVTIPRDRFVVLTGLSGSGKSSLAFDTIYAEGQRRYVESLSAYARQFLGQMEKPDVDSIDGLSPAISIDQKTTSRNPRSTVGTVTEIYDYLRLLFARVGHPHCPDHGIEITSQTVEQMVDRIMQYPEKTRLQILAPVISGRKGEHKGLFSDISKQGFVRVRVDGELREVTEDIVLEKNKKHTIEVVVDRIVIKDDIETRLTDSLETALKLSGGQILVDVMGQEELLFSASFACPVCGFSIEELAPRMFSFNSPFGACPECDGLGVNMVVDPDLLIPDMEKSIEDGAFLAWTGSTSNYYPQFLKSVCEHFGIPQNVPVSSLTQEQMNKLLYGTGSEKIRFRYENDFGQRKDALVAFEGIIPNLERRYRDTASEGIREFIEGFMSAKPCHSCKGKRLKKEILAVTINERNIADVTDFSIGDCLQFFGNLALSEKETAIAHLILKEISSRLGFLVNVGLNYLTLSRAAGSLSGGEAQRIRLATQIGSSLMGVLYILDEPSIGLHQRDNDRLISTLAHMRDLGNTLIVVEHDEDTMMAADYIIDIGPGAGKHGGEVIAQGTPEEIMKDPASLTGEYLSGRKFIPVTAKRRPTDSERWIEIRGAKENNLKNVNVKIPLGVFTAVTGVSGSGKSSLINEILYKSLARQLNKAVKVRPGLHKEIRGLENLDKVIEIDQSPIGRTPRSNPATYTGVFDDIRDLFSKTNEAKVRGFQKGRFSFNVKGGRCEACRGDGIIKIEMHFLPDVYVPCEVCKGKRYNRETLEVKYKGKNISDVLEMTVEDATEFFKNIPRIHRKMQTLLDVGLGYINIGQPGTTLSGGEAQRVKLASELYRRSTGKTLYILDEPTTGLHVDDIGRLLEVLHRLVDSGESVLVIEHNLDVIKTADYIIDMGPEGGSGGGTVLATGTPEKLITVEESYTGRYLKPILLRDTERTQALELQTSETV; this comes from the coding sequence TTGGCTAACGAAAGCATAATCATTAAGGGCGCGAGGGCCCATAACCTCAAGAACATCGATGTCACGATTCCGCGTGACCGCTTCGTCGTGCTGACAGGGCTGAGCGGATCAGGCAAATCCTCGCTGGCCTTCGATACGATCTACGCCGAGGGCCAGCGCCGCTATGTCGAGTCGCTGTCGGCCTATGCCCGCCAGTTCCTGGGCCAGATGGAGAAGCCGGATGTCGATTCTATTGACGGACTGTCTCCCGCCATCTCCATTGACCAGAAGACCACCAGCCGCAACCCGCGTTCGACCGTAGGAACGGTTACCGAAATCTATGACTATTTACGTCTGCTGTTCGCCCGGGTGGGCCACCCCCATTGCCCGGATCACGGGATTGAGATTACCTCGCAGACCGTAGAGCAGATGGTCGACCGGATTATGCAGTACCCCGAGAAGACCCGGCTGCAGATTCTGGCCCCGGTTATCTCCGGCCGTAAGGGTGAGCATAAGGGCTTGTTCTCGGATATCTCGAAGCAAGGCTTCGTCCGTGTCCGGGTAGACGGTGAACTGCGCGAGGTTACCGAAGACATCGTACTGGAGAAGAACAAGAAGCATACGATCGAGGTTGTCGTAGACCGGATTGTAATCAAGGACGATATTGAGACCCGTCTGACTGATTCCCTGGAGACTGCGCTGAAGCTGTCAGGCGGCCAGATTCTGGTCGATGTGATGGGCCAGGAGGAGCTGCTGTTCAGCGCAAGCTTCGCCTGCCCGGTCTGCGGCTTCAGTATCGAAGAGCTTGCGCCGCGCATGTTCTCCTTCAACAGCCCGTTCGGGGCCTGCCCGGAATGTGACGGGCTCGGGGTGAATATGGTGGTCGATCCGGATCTGCTGATCCCGGATATGGAGAAGTCCATCGAGGATGGGGCTTTCTTGGCCTGGACAGGCAGTACCTCGAACTACTATCCGCAATTCCTGAAATCTGTCTGCGAGCACTTTGGAATCCCGCAGAATGTGCCGGTCAGCAGCCTGACCCAGGAGCAGATGAACAAGCTGCTGTACGGAACAGGCAGCGAGAAGATCCGGTTCCGGTACGAGAATGACTTTGGGCAACGCAAGGACGCGCTTGTGGCCTTTGAGGGGATCATTCCGAACCTGGAGCGCCGTTACCGTGATACGGCCTCCGAGGGCATCCGTGAGTTCATCGAAGGCTTCATGAGCGCCAAGCCCTGCCACTCTTGCAAGGGCAAGCGCCTCAAGAAGGAGATTCTGGCGGTAACGATCAACGAGCGGAATATTGCCGATGTGACCGACTTCTCGATTGGGGATTGCCTCCAGTTCTTCGGCAATCTTGCCTTGAGCGAGAAGGAGACGGCAATTGCTCATCTGATCCTCAAGGAGATTAGCAGCCGGCTCGGCTTCCTGGTGAACGTGGGGTTGAACTATCTGACGCTTAGCCGCGCAGCTGGCTCTTTGTCCGGCGGCGAGGCCCAACGGATCAGGCTGGCGACCCAGATCGGCTCCAGTCTGATGGGCGTCCTCTATATTCTGGACGAGCCGAGCATCGGGCTGCACCAGCGCGATAATGACCGGCTGATCTCAACACTGGCCCATATGCGCGATCTTGGCAATACGCTTATCGTCGTAGAGCATGATGAGGACACGATGATGGCAGCCGACTACATCATTGATATCGGGCCGGGTGCCGGCAAGCATGGCGGCGAGGTCATTGCCCAAGGGACACCGGAGGAGATCATGAAGGACCCGGCCTCGCTGACTGGCGAGTATCTAAGCGGGCGGAAGTTCATCCCGGTCACCGCCAAGCGGCGGCCTACCGACAGTGAACGCTGGATCGAGATCCGCGGTGCTAAAGAGAACAACCTGAAGAACGTGAACGTCAAGATTCCGCTCGGTGTCTTTACAGCAGTAACGGGTGTCTCCGGCTCCGGCAAATCTTCGCTAATTAACGAGATTCTCTACAAGAGCCTGGCCCGCCAGCTCAACAAGGCGGTTAAGGTCCGTCCCGGCCTGCACAAGGAGATCCGCGGCCTGGAGAATCTGGACAAGGTCATCGAGATTGACCAGTCCCCGATCGGGCGCACTCCGCGCTCGAATCCGGCTACGTATACCGGGGTATTCGATGATATCCGCGATCTGTTCTCCAAGACCAATGAGGCCAAGGTGCGCGGCTTCCAGAAGGGCCGCTTCAGCTTCAATGTGAAGGGCGGCCGCTGTGAGGCCTGCCGCGGGGACGGTATTATCAAGATTGAGATGCACTTCCTGCCGGATGTGTATGTGCCTTGTGAAGTCTGCAAGGGCAAGCGCTATAACCGCGAGACGCTGGAAGTGAAATACAAGGGCAAGAATATCTCCGATGTCCTGGAGATGACGGTTGAGGATGCGACGGAATTCTTCAAGAACATCCCGCGCATCCACCGCAAAATGCAGACCCTGCTTGATGTAGGCCTCGGCTACATCAACATCGGACAGCCAGGAACCACCCTGTCCGGCGGTGAAGCGCAGCGCGTGAAGCTGGCTTCCGAGCTGTACCGCCGCAGCACGGGCAAGACCTTGTACATCCTGGACGAGCCGACCACCGGTCTGCATGTGGACGACATCGGCCGGCTGCTGGAGGTGCTGCACCGTCTGGTCGATTCCGGCGAATCCGTCCTGGTCATTGAGCATAACCTCGATGTCATCAAGACGGCGGACTACATCATTGATATGGGCCCGGAAGGCGGCAGCGGCGGCGGCACCGTCCTGGCCACCGGAACCCCGGAGAAGCTGATCACCGTCGAGGAATCCTACACCGGCCGCTACCTGAAGCCGATCCTGCTCCGCGATACCGAACGCACCCAGGCGCTGGAGCTTCAGACCTCGGAGACCGTGTAG
- the rfbC gene encoding dTDP-4-dehydrorhamnose 3,5-epimerase, with protein sequence MKFIKTHLEDVLVVEPAVFGDHRGWFMETYSEAKFHEHNLRYQFVQDNQSYSAVKGTLRGLHFQLNPKAQTKLVRCTRGSIFDVAVDIREGSPSYGKWFGIELNAENKKQLLIPKGFAHGFMTLTEDVEVQYKCDELYAPECDGGILWNDPDIAIEWPIDVVPVLSAKDEQAPLLKDVRHNFVY encoded by the coding sequence ATGAAGTTTATCAAAACCCATCTGGAAGATGTTCTTGTGGTTGAACCTGCAGTCTTCGGGGATCACCGCGGCTGGTTCATGGAAACCTACAGCGAAGCTAAATTCCATGAACACAACCTGCGTTACCAGTTCGTCCAGGACAATCAATCCTATTCGGCGGTAAAAGGTACTCTGCGCGGGCTGCACTTCCAGCTAAACCCCAAGGCACAGACCAAGCTTGTACGCTGCACACGCGGATCAATATTTGATGTGGCTGTCGATATTCGTGAGGGCAGTCCTTCTTACGGCAAGTGGTTTGGCATCGAGCTGAACGCCGAGAATAAAAAGCAGTTGCTTATCCCTAAAGGGTTCGCTCACGGCTTCATGACACTTACGGAGGATGTCGAGGTGCAATACAAATGTGATGAGCTGTACGCCCCTGAGTGTGACGGCGGGATTCTGTGGAATGACCCCGACATTGCCATTGAATGGCCGATCGACGTTGTCCCTGTACTGTCTGCCAAGGATGAACAAGCGCCGCTGCTTAAGGATGTCCGGCATAATTTCGTATATTAA
- a CDS encoding DUF3977 family protein has translation MKYIEFGIGNRWLVRTEIEQPNGTEVEVKGVICPVKFRSLYVRVWLRKTVWIMDSQDGFKKTLKPASRFKIILGIRSEL, from the coding sequence TTGAAATACATCGAATTCGGAATCGGAAACAGATGGCTGGTGCGGACGGAAATTGAACAGCCGAATGGTACAGAAGTGGAGGTAAAGGGAGTGATATGCCCCGTTAAATTCCGCTCCTTGTATGTAAGAGTCTGGCTCAGAAAGACAGTGTGGATTATGGATTCGCAGGACGGCTTCAAGAAAACGCTAAAACCGGCCAGCAGATTCAAAATTATTCTAGGCATCCGCAGTGAGCTGTAG
- the rfbA gene encoding glucose-1-phosphate thymidylyltransferase RfbA encodes MKGIILAGGSGTRLYPLTMVTSKQLLPVYDKPMIYYPLSTLMLAGIKEILIISTAEDTPRFENLLGNGSQFGISLQYMVQPSPDGLAQAFILGEEFIGEDSVAMVLGDNIYYGNGMTKILKQAAAKTSGATVFGYHVPDPERFGVVEFDGNGKVLSVEEKPEQPKSNYAITGLYFYDNRVVSMAKEVKPSHRGELEITSINEAYLKLGELDVALLGRGFTWLDTGTHQSLVDATNFVRTIEDHQGIKISAPEEIAYINGWITKEHLLECGHKLSKTGYGQYLIKVATGKIQF; translated from the coding sequence ATGAAAGGCATAATTCTTGCGGGAGGAAGCGGCACCCGGTTATATCCTCTCACAATGGTGACCAGTAAGCAGCTGCTGCCGGTCTACGATAAGCCCATGATTTATTATCCTCTGTCCACACTAATGCTGGCAGGCATTAAGGAGATTCTTATTATCTCTACCGCTGAAGACACACCACGTTTCGAAAATTTACTCGGCAACGGTTCACAGTTTGGAATCTCGCTGCAGTATATGGTTCAGCCAAGTCCGGACGGGTTGGCGCAAGCTTTTATTCTGGGGGAAGAATTCATCGGGGAAGACTCCGTAGCTATGGTGCTTGGAGATAATATATATTACGGCAACGGCATGACCAAGATTCTGAAGCAGGCGGCAGCCAAAACAAGCGGAGCTACCGTGTTCGGCTATCATGTGCCTGATCCTGAACGTTTTGGCGTGGTTGAATTCGACGGAAACGGCAAGGTGCTTAGCGTCGAAGAGAAGCCGGAGCAGCCGAAATCCAATTACGCGATTACCGGCCTGTATTTCTATGATAACCGGGTGGTTTCCATGGCTAAGGAAGTCAAGCCGTCACACCGGGGCGAGCTTGAGATCACTTCGATTAACGAAGCCTATCTGAAGCTGGGCGAGCTGGATGTTGCCCTGCTGGGACGCGGGTTCACCTGGCTTGATACCGGAACCCACCAGAGTCTGGTCGATGCCACCAACTTCGTCAGAACGATTGAAGACCATCAGGGCATCAAGATCTCTGCACCAGAAGAAATTGCTTATATCAACGGCTGGATCACTAAGGAACATCTCCTGGAATGCGGACATAAGCTGAGCAAGACCGGATACGGCCAATACTTAATCAAGGTTGCTACAGGTAAAATTCAATTCTAA
- a CDS encoding copper amine oxidase N-terminal domain-containing protein has translation MAILLLLTLLPVGSAYAAEQALLELKIQVGSTTAVINGKPVVIPKPFTENGTVMVPLGIFKKAFGSTVSLEASDVVKINYGPHTGAMTIGSTTAWKDGVKIKLAAPPRMVSGVLMVPLRFVSGVLGARIMPESGGGLRVTLAPSVTETSAAGQGGIDSDAGKTRIGNSYLQWSMNYPAGLVAGDNGGDESVATFTSAEKGYYLEVHASPFATPLDAEGLLEHLVRSSEEGGETVLDREAVPGAKTPYARIVSKDSSGALWEGRQYFADGRLYEVYLTDDNAANYKDLAKYAALLNSFQPVFDTGDRSLRDLTSVRGGLRDGYNDDYGIALKVPAAWSADDQQLYYTDKQGSYLRAKVTSAPRGSTLASWNQELQSLLRDTYVPEAYSLKDSRTDKVSGEPAVINEIGLNPGNGWSTEYQVLLLKNGYRYYFEYVAAPGETGVQAQFAEVLKSIDIDFAQTKNNFGRLATEEYSLLNQKSVTRTYKAYGYSIAIPQLWTVQQELADGQSADYRFTGGRFQISSSPDITPEYTVSQVQSYYLNTKQDPARPLITSNQETTFAGVPATELTVQQIKSGISMNTRIIVFSKNEVTYTLTVTMNAANATPAQQAVLERVLGSFGWVGE, from the coding sequence TTGGCTATATTGCTGCTGTTGACCCTGCTTCCGGTGGGAAGTGCCTATGCGGCAGAACAGGCTCTGCTGGAGCTGAAGATACAGGTTGGCAGCACGACAGCGGTGATCAACGGGAAGCCGGTGGTCATTCCGAAGCCTTTTACAGAGAATGGGACAGTGATGGTACCACTGGGGATTTTCAAAAAAGCCTTCGGCAGCACCGTCTCCCTGGAAGCCAGTGATGTTGTTAAAATTAACTATGGTCCGCATACGGGAGCGATGACAATCGGCAGCACGACAGCCTGGAAGGATGGCGTCAAAATCAAGCTCGCTGCGCCTCCGCGCATGGTATCCGGCGTGCTGATGGTGCCGCTGCGGTTTGTGTCCGGGGTACTGGGTGCGCGGATTATGCCGGAGTCAGGCGGCGGACTGCGGGTAACGCTGGCACCTTCGGTGACGGAGACAAGTGCAGCCGGGCAGGGCGGCATCGACAGTGATGCGGGCAAAACCCGGATCGGCAACAGTTATCTCCAGTGGAGCATGAACTATCCCGCCGGGCTGGTGGCCGGAGACAACGGCGGGGATGAGAGTGTGGCTACTTTTACGAGTGCAGAGAAAGGGTATTATCTGGAGGTCCACGCTTCACCGTTTGCAACTCCGCTAGATGCTGAGGGGCTGCTGGAGCATCTGGTCCGCTCTTCGGAGGAAGGCGGGGAGACGGTGCTGGACCGGGAGGCTGTGCCGGGAGCCAAGACTCCTTACGCCCGGATTGTCAGCAAGGATTCGAGCGGGGCGCTGTGGGAGGGCAGGCAGTATTTTGCGGACGGCAGGTTGTATGAGGTCTATCTGACGGATGATAATGCGGCGAACTATAAGGATCTGGCAAAATATGCAGCGCTGCTGAACTCCTTTCAGCCTGTTTTTGACACGGGGGACCGCAGTCTCCGCGACCTCACTTCCGTTCGTGGCGGGCTGCGCGATGGCTACAATGACGACTACGGCATTGCCCTGAAGGTCCCTGCGGCCTGGAGTGCAGATGATCAGCAGCTCTATTATACGGACAAACAGGGGAGTTATCTGCGTGCTAAAGTAACCTCAGCCCCTCGGGGCTCCACGCTGGCAAGCTGGAACCAGGAGCTGCAGTCGCTGCTGCGTGATACCTATGTGCCTGAGGCGTACAGTCTGAAGGATAGCAGAACGGATAAGGTCTCCGGGGAGCCGGCAGTCATTAACGAGATCGGACTGAACCCGGGGAACGGTTGGAGTACGGAATATCAGGTGCTGCTGCTGAAGAACGGATACCGCTATTATTTTGAATATGTTGCCGCGCCCGGAGAGACCGGTGTCCAGGCACAGTTCGCCGAGGTGTTGAAGTCGATTGATATTGATTTTGCCCAGACGAAAAATAACTTCGGACGCCTGGCGACGGAAGAATATTCTCTGCTGAACCAGAAGTCGGTTACGAGAACCTACAAGGCCTACGGCTACAGCATCGCTATCCCGCAGCTATGGACCGTCCAGCAGGAGCTTGCCGACGGCCAGAGCGCGGATTACCGCTTCACCGGCGGCCGCTTCCAGATCTCTTCCAGCCCGGACATTACGCCCGAGTACACAGTCAGCCAGGTGCAGAGCTATTACCTCAACACCAAGCAAGACCCTGCCCGTCCGCTGATCACAAGCAACCAAGAAACGACCTTCGCCGGTGTCCCGGCCACAGAGCTAACGGTGCAGCAGATCAAGAGCGGCATCTCTATGAATACCCGGATCATCGTATTCAGCAAAAACGAAGTGACCTACACGCTCACAGTTACCATGAATGCGGCCAATGCCACCCCTGCGCAGCAGGCGGTGCTGGAGCGGGTGCTGGGGTCGTTTGGATGGGTGGGGGAGTAG
- a CDS encoding trypsin-like peptidase domain-containing protein — protein sequence MRRKGAARARIMLLCMLMLLGSGGASTSGVVQAAAAKVTTDPVPQIIRTVSPSVVGIIGKAGGAADGPDDRYNLTHGSGIIVRADGWIMTNAHVMAGLTNAVVVTSDGTSYNITDTYMDEFSDLALVRIKAKSLKPVTFARSAADLQVGEKVIAIGTPISFSLRNSATVGVISGLNRSVEAAYRLIQSDTAINPGNSGGPLVSMKGEVLGINSLKFAAVGVENMGFSIPAETVKYIMNQLLAYGEVRRPSLGVELEESWPAIVGLPGQEPLTVTKVLTAGAKKAGIAAGDALYAIDGHRVTALVDVNELFKRYKPGAVVKLLMQSDGDIVVRSLVLGQGDPLISAAGTEGDTDDQTKE from the coding sequence ATGAGGAGAAAAGGAGCTGCCCGGGCCAGAATTATGCTGCTGTGTATGCTAATGTTGTTAGGGTCAGGAGGTGCAAGTACGTCAGGTGTGGTGCAGGCAGCGGCTGCCAAAGTGACTACGGACCCGGTTCCGCAGATTATCCGCACAGTCTCGCCGTCCGTGGTCGGCATTATCGGCAAAGCGGGCGGAGCAGCAGATGGGCCGGATGACCGCTACAATCTGACGCATGGCTCCGGTATTATCGTCAGAGCGGACGGGTGGATTATGACCAATGCCCATGTGATGGCCGGGCTCACAAATGCGGTCGTGGTCACCTCGGACGGGACAAGCTATAACATCACGGATACATACATGGATGAGTTCAGCGATCTTGCGCTGGTCCGCATCAAAGCCAAATCGCTGAAGCCCGTAACCTTCGCGCGCAGCGCAGCGGATCTTCAGGTGGGGGAGAAGGTGATCGCGATTGGGACGCCGATTTCTTTTTCGCTAAGGAATTCAGCGACAGTGGGGGTAATCAGCGGTCTCAACCGTTCGGTGGAGGCGGCGTACCGGCTGATCCAGAGTGACACGGCGATCAATCCCGGCAACAGCGGCGGGCCGCTGGTCAGCATGAAGGGTGAGGTGCTGGGAATCAATAGTCTGAAGTTCGCTGCGGTGGGCGTGGAGAATATGGGCTTCTCGATACCCGCAGAGACGGTGAAGTACATTATGAACCAGTTGCTTGCGTACGGAGAGGTCCGGCGCCCGAGTCTCGGAGTAGAGCTGGAGGAGAGCTGGCCCGCGATTGTCGGGCTGCCTGGGCAGGAGCCACTGACCGTTACCAAGGTACTTACCGCAGGGGCGAAAAAGGCAGGGATAGCTGCGGGAGATGCGCTGTATGCCATAGACGGACACAGAGTCACTGCGCTAGTGGATGTAAATGAGCTATTCAAGCGGTACAAGCCCGGGGCGGTAGTCAAGCTGCTTATGCAAAGTGACGGCGATATTGTGGTCAGAAGCCTGGTCCTCGGCCAGGGCGATCCTCTGATTAGTGCTGCGGGAACGGAGGGGGATACAGATGACCAGACGAAAGAATAA